Within Desulfobacter sp., the genomic segment AGCCCCGTGCCATCAGAGCCTGACCCGCAGATTACCCACATCCAGGTTGAGCCCACCACCCGGTGCAACCTGGAGTGTACCTCCTGCATCAAGCCGGTCTACAGGGATAAGTGGATTGAATGCCATATGTCCCCGGACCGGCTTGATACTGTTCTGGCCAATAGTCCCGGCGTTTCCTCTGTCCATCTCCAGGGCTGGGGGGAGCCTTTGCTTCACCCGGATCTCCCGGCCATGATCCGGGTCTGCAAGGCCCGGGGACTTGTGGTCAGCTTTACCACCAACGGGTCATTTATGGACAGGGGGCTGGCGGACCGGCTCATTGAAGCGGGGCTGGACGCCATCACCTTTTCCATGGCCGGCGGCGGAGAAGTCACCCAGGATGCGGTCCGTGGCCGGGGAAGTTTTCGCCGCCTTAACGCGTCCGTCGCCCTTTTTCTGGACCGGCGGGCAACGGCCGGAGAGAGCGGAAGGATCAAGGTGGCCATTTCCTACCTGCTCACCCCCAAAAGTGTTGCCGAGCTTCCCAGGGTGGTGGGATGGTGCAGGAGATCGAGCATCGACCAACTGGCCACGGTTCACCTGACCCAGGCCGTCCACCCCGGCCAGGAGGCCCTCCAGTTTTTCCCATCCGCCCTGACCCTGTCCCAAAAATGGGTGCGGTTTTTCTCCAATTTCCGGGCCCTGGGCCGTAGCAGCTTTTGTTTTTCCCTGAGGCCGTTTTCTCCTGAGCCGCTGCCCGTCTGCGATAAAAATCCCGGTGGGACCTGCTTTGTATCTGTTGATGGCAGCGTTTCCCCCTGCGTGTTCCTCAATCCCCCTGTGGCCGGAGGCATAGCCTGGAAAAAAGGGAATGAAACGGCTGTGCAGGCACCGGTGGTTTTCGGCAACCTCATGGACCAGGGGCTAG encodes:
- a CDS encoding radical SAM protein, whose product is MPSEPDPQITHIQVEPTTRCNLECTSCIKPVYRDKWIECHMSPDRLDTVLANSPGVSSVHLQGWGEPLLHPDLPAMIRVCKARGLVVSFTTNGSFMDRGLADRLIEAGLDAITFSMAGGGEVTQDAVRGRGSFRRLNASVALFLDRRATAGESGRIKVAISYLLTPKSVAELPRVVGWCRRSSIDQLATVHLTQAVHPGQEALQFFPSALTLSQKWVRFFSNFRALGRSSFCFSLRPFSPEPLPVCDKNPGGTCFVSVDGSVSPCVFLNPPVAGGIAWKKGNETAVQAPVVFGNLMDQGLDAVYRGEEYAAFRRAFTERTALYARALSTVGYGMEGTEQLARARGKIARGFEAHPPPSPCRFCRKLEGF